The Acidobacteriota bacterium DNA segment ATCCGGGTCTGTGAAAAGTTTCAAGAATGCGACCGGGTCAATTATTTTCAGCGGGCGAAATCTTTGGCGAAATTCTTTGCATTCGGCGGTGTGTCCGGTCATCAAATCAAGCAGGTCTTTATCGCGGCTCACCAGATAATCCGCTTTTGTTTCAACGGCAAGGTTGATATACGGTTCATCTTTCGGATCGCGTTCATAACGAAATTTTTGGGCTACCGATTTCAAGACGACGGCTTTGCTTGTCAGGTCTTTGAGAAAAGCCTCAACGGCTTCGGGGGTGGCTTGGGCAAACTGGTTTTGGGTTTCCGGTCGGGTTAAAACATCTCGCACTTCAT contains these protein-coding regions:
- a CDS encoding putative toxin-antitoxin system toxin component, PIN family, with protein sequence MTAELLRVVFDCNILWQAFFSKTGASGRCQKLVEDGKIILFLSADVLDEVRDVLTRPETQNQFAQATPEAVEAFLKDLTSKAVVLKSVAQKFRYERDPKDEPYINLAVETKADYLVSRDKDLLDLMTGHTAECKEFRQRFRPLKIIDPVAFLKLFTDPD